A part of Gossypium hirsutum isolate 1008001.06 chromosome A07, Gossypium_hirsutum_v2.1, whole genome shotgun sequence genomic DNA contains:
- the LOC107926616 gene encoding ubiquitin-conjugating enzyme E2-23 kDa, which yields MSSQSKRREMDVMKLMMNDYVVEPINDVLNEFIVGFHGPKESLYEGGVWKIRVELPDAYPYKSPSIRFVNKILHPNVDETSGSVCLDVINQSWSPMFDLLNIFEVFLPQLLLYPNPSHPLNRDAASLMMKDRKQYDQKVKEFCELYAKKENIMKPTAGEETDDDEDVTEEETCSSEDEIDGRAGP from the exons ATGTCTTCCCAAAGCAAGAGGAGAGAAATGGATGTAATGAAGTT GATGATGAATGATTATGTTGTGGAACCAATAAATGATGTACTCAACGAATTCATTGTGGGATTTCATGGTCCCAAAGAAA GTCTGTATGAAGGTGGAGTTTGGAAAATCCGGGTTGAGCTTCCAGATGCCTATCCTTACAAGTCTCCTTCTATTAGATTCGTGAATAAGATACTTCACCCAAATGTCGATGAAAC GTCTGGTTCTGTATGCTTGGATGTTATTAACCAGTCGTGGAGTCCAATGTTCG ATCTTTTAAACATTTTTGAAGTTTTTCTTCCACAGCTCTTGCTTTATCCAAACCCATCACACCCCCTAAACAGGGATGCAGCATCATTGATGATGAAAGATCGAAAACAATATGATCAGAAAGTAAAAG AATTCTGTGAGCTATATGCGAAGAAGGAAAATATCATGAAACCGACAGCTGGCGAGGAGACCGATGACGATGAAGATGTAACCGAAGAGGAAACCTGTTCTAGTGAAGATGAAATTGATGGACGTGCAGGTCCATAA
- the LOC107926673 gene encoding probable inactive receptor kinase At2g26730, with amino-acid sequence MNRVSVRILPVLIFLLFHVSKSEDEEVKRSLVGFMDKLAAGNVGRDQSWGWNMSSDPCNDKWIGVSCDTLSKSVKKVVLDELNLTGVLDIGFACKASSLSVLSLHSNNVVGSISEEIRNCKHLTHLYVSGNQISGHLPVSLKQLSNLKRFDISNNNFSGEFPDFSQISGLITFFAQNNQLTGEVPNLDFSHLLQLNISNNNFSGPIPDVKGRFSADSFSGNPGLCGELVSKPCPSTPPSKRKSNHSSIKRFFIYSGYAVLCLIVVLFVAFKLVSKMKPKDDKEAVETNTSRRSYKTSTTTSNESKIAENKSEYSISSVESGVALSSLVVLTSPTGQGLRFEDLLRAPAELLGKGKHGSLYKVMLDNGVTTLAVKRIKDWSVDSKEFKRRMKRLDQTRHPSVLPSVAFYCSQQEKLLVYEYQPNGSLFRLLHGAQSGQAFGWESRLNVAAIVGEALAFMHEELGEDGIAHGNLKSTNILFNQNKDPCISEYGLMVFQTQDLSFDFQSSKDALDPAAPTYGSFKADIYSFGVILLELLTGKPVHTNGIDLARWVHSVVTEEWTVEVFDKVLISQGASEERLLNLLQIALKCINPNPYERPNMNQVAVMISTLKDEEDRSSSHP; translated from the exons ATGAACCGAGTTTCGGTCCGGATACTACCCGTTTTGATCTTTCTCCTCTTTCATGTCTCGAAATCGGAAGATGAAGAAGTGAAACGATCACTTGTGGGATTCATGGACAAACTTGCAGCTGGAAATGTAGGAAGAGATCAAAGTTGGGGTTGGAACATGAGTTCAGACCCTTGCAATGACAAATGGATCGGTGTATCCTGCGATACGTTGTCAAAATCCGTCAAGAAAGTCGTACTCGATGAGTTAAATCTCACTGGTGTTCTTGATATTGGTTTTGCCTGCAAGGCAAGTTCCCTTTCAGTGCTTAGCCTACACAGCAACAATGTTGTTGGATCAATATCAGAAGAAATACGGAATTGTAAACATTTGACACACCTTTATGTAAGTGGTAACCAAATATCTGGTCACCTTCCAGTGTCTCTAAAGCAGTTGAGTAATCTAAAGAGGTTCGATATATCGAACAATAACTTCTCCGGTGAATTTCCtgatttctctcaaatttcgggCCTAATTACTTTCTTTGCTCAGAACAATCAACTTACTGGTGAGGTACCAAATCTTGATTTCTCCCATCTGTTGCAGTTAAACATATCTAACAATAACTTCAGTGGTCCAATTCCTGATGTCAAAGGGAGATTCTCTGCTGATAGTTTTTCAGGTAATCCTGGACTTTGTGGAGAATTAGTCTCAAAGCCATGCCCTTCAACACCGCCATCGAAACGGAAATCCAACCATTCGTCGATCAAACGTTTTTTTATCTACTCCGGTTACGCAGTTCTCTGCCTTATTGTCGTGTTATTCGTTGCCTTCAAACTAGTGAGTAAAATGAAGCCGAAGGACGACAAAGAAGCAGTGGAAACAAACACTAGCAGGCGTAGCTACAAGACCAGTACTACTACTTCGAATGAGTCGAAGATTGCTGAGAATAAATCAGAGTATTCAATAAGTTCTGTGGAGAGTGGAGTGGCCTTATCATCACTTGTAGTGCTTACAAGTCCAACAGGTCAAGGTTTAAGATTCGAGGACCTGCTTCGAGCACCAGCTGAATTGCTTGGAAAAGGGAAACATGGAAGCCTTTACAAGGTAATGCTTGATAATGGGGTAACAACGCTGGCAGTGAAGAGGATAAAAGATTGGAGTGTTGATAGTAAAGAGTTCAAGAGGAGAATGAAGAGGTTGGACCAGACCAGACATCCTAGTGTATTGCCATCAGTTGCATTTTATTGTTCACAGCAAGAGAAGCTCTTGGTTTATGAATATCAACCCAATGGCAGTCTTTTCAGGCTCCTCCATG GAGCCCAAAGTGGTCAGGCGTTCGGCTGGGAAAGCAGATTAAATGTTGCGGCCATTGTTGGTGAGGCATTGGCATTTATGCACGAGGAGCTTGGTGAAGATGGAATAGCTCATGGTAACCTGAAATCTACAAACATACTCTTCAATCAAAACAAGGATCCCTGTATCAGTGAGTATGGGCTAATGGTGTTCCAGACTCAAGACCTATCATTCGATTTTCAATCCAGCAAGGATGCTTTGGATCCTGCGGCCCCAACCTATGGCAGCTTTAAAGCTGACATCTATAGTTTTGGGGTGATTCTTCTAGAACTTCTCACAGGGAAGCCGGTTCACACTAATGGGATCGATTTGGCTCGATGGGTGCATTCAGTGGTTACAGAAGAATGGACTGTAGAAGTGTTTGACAAGGTCTTGATCTCCCAGGGTGCAAGTGAAGAGAGGTTATTGAACCTCTTGCAGATAGCACTCAAATGCATAAATCCCAATCCGTATGAAAGGCCTAACATGAATCAAGTTGCTGTAATGATCAGTACGTTAAAAGATGAAGAAGATAGATCAAGCTCACATCCATGA